In a single window of the Lagenorhynchus albirostris chromosome 19, mLagAlb1.1, whole genome shotgun sequence genome:
- the WDR62 gene encoding WD repeat-containing protein 62 isoform X6 translates to MAALGPGGYARNDAVEKLPSIMAGVPARRAQSSPPPVLPLCLRRRTRLSAAPEDTVQNRVSLEKVLGITAQNSNGLTCDPSTGHVAYLAGCVVVILNPKENKQQHIFNTARKSLSALAFSPDGKYIVTGENGHRPAVRIWDVEEKSQVAEMLGHKYGVACVAFSPSMKHIVSMGYQHDMVLNVWDWKKDIVVASNKVSCRVIALSFSEDSSYFVTVGNRHVRFWFLEVSTEAKVTSTVPLVGRSGILGELHNNVFCGVACGRGQMTGSTFCVSYSGLLCQFNEKRVLEKWINLKVSLSSCLCVSQELIFCGCTDGIVRIFQAHSLQYLANLPKPHYLGVDVAQGLEPSFLFSRKAGAIYPDTVALIFDPIHQWLSCVYKDHSIYIWDVKDINKVGKVWSELFHSSYVWNVEVYPEFEDQRACLPSGSFLTCSSDNTIRFWNMDGSPDSHWQKNIFSNTLLKVVYVENDIQHLQNMSHFPDRGSENGMPVDMKAGVRVMQVSPDGQHLASGDRSGNLRIHELHFMDELVKVEAHDAEVLCLEYSKPETGLSLLASASRDRLIHVLNVEKNYNLEQTLDDHSSSITAIKFAGHKDIQMISCGADKSIYFRSAQQASDGLHFVRTHHVAEKTTLYDMDIDITQKYVAVACQDRNVRVYNTMNGKQKKCYKGSQGDEGSLLKVHVDPSGTFLATSCSDKSISVIDFYSGECVAKMFGHSEIVTGMKFTYDCRHLITVSGDSCVFIWHLGPEITSCMKQHLLEIDHREQQQENTKGRNWSSHPRQETYASMPNEICSLSPGEQTEDKLEEECEPEELLKTPSKESLDPDPRCLLTNGKLPLWAKRLLGDDDVADSSAFHAKRSYQPHGRWAERADQEPLKTILDARDLDCYFTPMKPESLEDSVLDTVEPQRLAGLLSESESPQDNGCGPPSLPPLQRESSEASELIIYPLETEVTVTGTDSKYCAEEVERAPGDQQGDSYLRAPSIDSKDQRPPEDSGESEADLECSFTTIHSSPPQPDPDPQFDVTPPTPEPFHGSLRDLKASEAEDNFFNPRLSISGQFLSRLQKTSRFTHTFPSRLPLHLVKSPEVKLMDLRGSPPRAEPLRAGTGYTCPGRTNVISGGKAEEPLETLEAWSPLTPCLTGLAPCILPSSVLPTEKKPPTPTALPTPGLAQGFHTPATRSCMEATASSCARIPHSISIEDSEGPVLAELARPLCRSSSLGELASLGQELQVITTTVTPSSDSEGQEAALPSRGNHEARASLKLTLPSICDKLVLPPPQLEPPTTCVWSQEPVAIQPNVMVTTASFLAPSPVDGSAPRLHNATFLPRFLATESLNTPSHPNSPPLPEARPGVPGSITSLLEPTPDALSPVQGCPGHCGEPRGPARVLPPDPLELSNVGTVVHRLQTTFQEALDLYHLMVSSDEVGAEQRQARTELASTFLWIHSQLEANDWLVGTDVAPAQALPNPGPPSPPTLCPLASPDLRALLEHYSELLVQAVRRKARGD, encoded by the exons GAAGTCTCTGAGTGCCCTGGCCTTCTCCCCTGATGGAAAGTACATAGTGACAGGGGAG AACGGGCACAGGCCTGCTGTGCGCATCTGGGACGTGGAAGAGAAGAGTCAGGTGGCGGAGATGCTGGGCCACAAGTACGGTGTGGCCTGTGTGGCCTTCTCCCCCAGTATGAAGCACATTGTGTCCATGGGCTACCAGCACGACATGGTACTCAACGTCTGGGACTGGAAG AAAGACATCGTGGTGGCCTCCAACAAGGTATCATGCAGGGTCATCGCCCTCTCCTTCTCCGAGGACAGCAGCTATTTTGTCACTGTTGGGAATCGGCATGTGAGGTTCTGGTTCTTGGAAGTCTCCACTGAAGCAAAG GTGACAAGCACAGTGCCCCTCGTGGGGCGCTCAGGCATCCTGGGTGAGCTGCACAACAACGTCTTCTGTGGTGTGGCTTGTGGCCGGGGCCAGATGACGGGCAGTACTTTCTGTGTGTCCTACTCGGGCCTCCTCTGCCAGTTCAACGAGAAGAGGGTGCTGGAGAAGTGGATCAACCTAAAG GTCTCGCTGTCTTCCTGCCTCTGTGTCAGCCAGGAGCTCATCTTCTGCGGTTGCACAGATGGGATAGTCCGCATATTCCAAGCCCACAGCCTGCAATACCTCGCCAACCTGCCCAAGCCGCACTACCTTGGAGTGGATGTGGCCCAGGGCCTGGAGCCCAG CTTCCTTTTCAGCAGGAAGGCAGGAGCCATCTACCCGGATACAGTGGCGCTGATCTTCGACCCCATCCACCAGTGGCTGTCCTGTGTGTATAAGGACCACAGCATCTACATCTGGGATGTCAAAGACATCAACAAAGTAGGCAAGGTGTGGTCAGAGCTCTTCCACAGCTCCTACGTCTGGAATGTGGAG GTGTATCCTGAGTTTGAAGATCAGAGAGCTTGTCTGCCATCAGGATCTTTTCTGACTTGTTCCTCAGACAATACCATCCGCTTCTGGAACATGGACGGCAGCCCTGACTCTCACTGGCAGAAGAACATCTTCAGTAAT ACCCTGCTGAAGGTTGTGTATGTGGAGAATGACATCCAGCACCTGCAGAACATGTCACACTTCCCAGACCGGGGGAGTGAGAATGGGATGCCTGTGGACATGAAAGCTGGGGTACGAGTCATGCAGGTCAGTCCTGATGGCCAACACTTGGCTTCAGGCGACCGAAGTGGAAATCTGAG GATCCACGAGCTGCACTTCATGGACGAGCTGGTCAAGGTGGAGGCCCATGATGCTGAGGTGCTGTGCCTGGAGTACTCCAAGCCTGAGACAG GGTTGAGCTTGCTGGCCTCAGCCAGTCGGGACCGACTGATCCACGTGCTGAACGTGGAGAAGAACTACAACCTGGAGCAGACCCTGGATGACCATTCCTCCTCCATCACAGCCATCAAGTTTGCTG GCCACAAGGACATCCAGATGATCAGCTGTGGGGCAGACAAGAGCATCTACTTCCGCAGTGCCCAGCAG GCCTCAGATGGACTACACTTTGTCCGTACCCACCACGTGGCAGAGAAGACCACCTTGTATGACATGGACATTGACATTACCCAGAAGTACGTGGCTGTGGCCTGCCAGGACCGCAACGTAAG AGTCTACAACACCATGAACGGGAAGCAGAAGAAGTGCTACAAGGGCTCCCAGGGTGATGAAGGGTCCCTGCTGAAG GTCCATGTGGACCCCTCAGGCACCTTCCTGGCCACAAGCTGCTCTGACAAAAGCATCTCCGTGATTGATTTTTACTCCGGGGAGTGCGTTGCCAAGATGTTTGGCCATTCAG AAATCGTCACCGGCATGAAGTTCACCTACGATTGTCGTCACTTGATCACAGTATCCGGAGACAG CTGCGTGTTCATCTGGCACTTGGGCCCGGAGATCACCAGCTGCATGAAGCAGCACTTGCTGGAGATTGACCACCGTGAGCAGCAGCAGGAGAACACGAAGGGCAGGAACTGGAGCAGCCACCCCAG GCAGGAGACATATGCATCCATGCCCAACGAGATTTGCTCCCTAAGCCCTGGAGAGCAGACGGAGGATAAGCTGGAGGAAGAATGTGAACCTGAAGAGTTACTAAAGACACCATCAAAAGAGAGTTTGGATCCAG ATCCTCGGTGCCTGCTGACCAACGGCAAGCTGCCACTCTGGGCAAAGCGGCTG CTAGGAGATGATGATGTGGCAGACAGCTCGGCCTTCCACGCCAAGCGCAGCTACCAGCCACATGGCCGCTGGGCGGAGCGGGCTGACCAGGAGCCTCTCAAGACCATCCTGGATGCCCGGGACCTGGATTGCTACTTTACCCCCATGAAGCCCGAGAGCCTAGAGGATTCTGTTCTAGATACAGTGGAGCCGCAGAGACTGGCGGGCCTGCTGAGTGAG TCAGAGAGTCCCCAGGACAATGGCTGTGGGCCTCCCTCCTTACCACCCCTACAGAGGGAGTCTTCTGAGGCCAGCGAGCTCATCATCTACCCCCTGGAGACAGAGGTGACAGTCACAGGGACAGACAG CAAGTACTGTGCGGAAGAAGTAGAGAGGGCGCCAGGAGACCAGCAAGGTGACTCCTACCTCAGGGCCCCCTCCATCGACTCGAAGGACCAGAGGCCACCTGAGG ACTCAGGGGAGTCAGAGGCCGACTTGGAGTGCAGCTTTACCACCATCCATTCCTCCCCTCCACAGCCAGACCCAGACCCTCAGTTTGATGTGACGCCCCCTACACCAG AGCCCTTCCACGGATCCCTGAGAGACCTGAAGGCCTCTGAGGCCGAGGACAACTTCTTCAATCCCCGGCTGAGCATCTCAGGCCAGTTCCTCTCCCGCCTCCAGAAGACATCCAG GTTCACCCACACCTTCCCTTCCCGGCTGCCCCTGCACCTCGTGAAATCCCCAGAGGTCAAACTCATGGATCTCAGGGGGAGCCCGCCCAGAGCAGAGCCCCTGAGAGCAGGTACTGGCTACACCTGCCCAGGCAGGACCAAT GTCATCTCTGGGGGAAAGGCTGAGGAGCCCCTCGAGACCCTGGAAGCCTGGTCCCCACTGA CCCCCTGCCTCACAGGCCTGGCGCCCTGCATCCTGCCCTCCTCTGTGCTGCCCACAGAGAAGAAGCCTCCGACACCCACAGCTCTACCCACTCCAGGCCTGGCTCAGGGTTTCCACACCCCCGCCACCCGCTCCTGCATGGAGGCCACTGCCAGTTCCTGTGCCAGGATACCACACAGCATTTCCATTGAGGACAGTGAGGGCCCTGTCCTGGCTGAGCTGGCCAGGCCTCTGTGCAGGTCCTCGTCCCTGGGGGAGCTGGCCTCCCTGGGCCAGGAGCTCCAAGTCATTACCACCACAGTGACACCCAGTTCTGACAGTGAGGGCCAAGAAGCTGCCCTGCCCTCCCGGGGCAACCATGAGGCCCGCGCCAGCCTGAAACTCACCCTGCCAAGCATCTGTGACAAGCTCGTGTTGCCCCCACCCCAACTGGAGCCTCCCACCACGTGTGTCTGGTCCCAGGAGCCTGTGGCCATCCAGCCCAATGTCATGGTCACAACAGCCAGCTTCCTGGCCCCCAGCCCTGTGGATGGGAGTGCCCCAAGACTCCACAACGCCACCTTTCTCCCAAGGTTCCTGGCCACCGAGTCCCTCAATACCCCTTCCCATCCCAACAGCCCCCCACTTccagaggccaggcctggggtCCCTGGCAGCATCACCTCCCTCCTGGAGCCCACCCCTG atgCGCTCAGTCCAGTCCAGGGCTGCCCTGGACACTGCGGGGAACCGAGGGGGCCAGCCAGGGTACTGCCCCCAGATCCCCTTGAGCTGAGCAATGTGGGGACCGTCGTGCACAGACTGCAGACTACCTTCCAAGAAGCCCTGGACCTTTACCACCTG ATGGTCTCCAGTGACGAGGTGGGCGCCGAGCAGCGGCAGGCACGGACTGAGCTGGCCTCCACTTTCCTTTGGATCCACAGCCAGTTAGAGGCCAACGACTGGCTGGTTGGGACCGATgtggccccagcccaggccctgcccaacCCAGGCCCCCCCTCCCCACCTACACTGTGCCCCCTGGCCAGCCCAGACTTGCGTGCCCTGCTGGAACACTACTCAGAGCTGCTGGTGCAGGCCGTGCGGAGGAAGGCACGGGGGGACTGA
- the WDR62 gene encoding WD repeat-containing protein 62 isoform X1, which yields MAALGPGGYARNDAVEKLPSIMAGVPARRAQSSPPPVLPLCLRRRTRLSAAPEDTVQNRVSLEKVLGITAQNSNGLTCDPSTGHVAYLAGCVVVILNPKENKQQHIFNTARKSLSALAFSPDGKYIVTGENGHRPAVRIWDVEEKSQVAEMLGHKYGVACVAFSPSMKHIVSMGYQHDMVLNVWDWKKDIVVASNKVSCRVIALSFSEDSSYFVTVGNRHVRFWFLEVSTEAKVTSTVPLVGRSGILGELHNNVFCGVACGRGQMTGSTFCVSYSGLLCQFNEKRVLEKWINLKVSLSSCLCVSQELIFCGCTDGIVRIFQAHSLQYLANLPKPHYLGVDVAQGLEPSFLFSRKAGAIYPDTVALIFDPIHQWLSCVYKDHSIYIWDVKDINKVGKVWSELFHSSYVWNVEVYPEFEDQRACLPSGSFLTCSSDNTIRFWNMDGSPDSHWQKNIFSNTLLKVVYVENDIQHLQNMSHFPDRGSENGMPVDMKAGVRVMQVSPDGQHLASGDRSGNLRIHELHFMDELVKVEAHDAEVLCLEYSKPETGLSLLASASRDRLIHVLNVEKNYNLEQTLDDHSSSITAIKFAGHKDIQMISCGADKSIYFRSAQQASDGLHFVRTHHVAEKTTLYDMDIDITQKYVAVACQDRNVRVYNTMNGKQKKCYKGSQGDEGSLLKVHVDPSGTFLATSCSDKSISVIDFYSGECVAKMFGHSEIVTGMKFTYDCRHLITVSGDSCVFIWHLGPEITSCMKQHLLEIDHREQQQENTKGRNWSSHPRQETYASMPNEICSLSPGEQTEDKLEEECEPEELLKTPSKESLDPDPRCLLTNGKLPLWAKRLLGDDDVADSSAFHAKRSYQPHGRWAERADQEPLKTILDARDLDCYFTPMKPESLEDSVLDTVEPQRLAGLLSESESPQDNGCGPPSLPPLQRESSEASELIIYPLETEVTVTGTDSKYCAEEVERAPGDQQGDSYLRAPSIDSKDQRPPEDSGESEADLECSFTTIHSSPPQPDPDPQFDVTPPTPDPLLLSPGCPGTTEELSQPEVPSISNGSLPQTPEQEKFLRHHFETLTDAHPEEPFHGSLRDLKASEAEDNFFNPRLSISGQFLSRLQKTSRFTHTFPSRLPLHLVKSPEVKLMDLRGSPPRAEPLRAGTGYTCPGRTNVISGGKAEEPLETLEAWSPLTPCLTGLAPCILPSSVLPTEKKPPTPTALPTPGLAQGFHTPATRSCMEATASSCARIPHSISIEDSEGPVLAELARPLCRSSSLGELASLGQELQVITTTVTPSSDSEGQEAALPSRGNHEARASLKLTLPSICDKLVLPPPQLEPPTTCVWSQEPVAIQPNVMVTTASFLAPSPVDGSAPRLHNATFLPRFLATESLNTPSHPNSPPLPEARPGVPGSITSLLEPTPDALSPVQGCPGHCGEPRGPARVLPPDPLELSNVGTVVHRLQTTFQEALDLYHLMVSSDEVGAEQRQARTELASTFLWIHSQLEANDWLVGTDVAPAQALPNPGPPSPPTLCPLASPDLRALLEHYSELLVQAVRRKARGD from the exons GAAGTCTCTGAGTGCCCTGGCCTTCTCCCCTGATGGAAAGTACATAGTGACAGGGGAG AACGGGCACAGGCCTGCTGTGCGCATCTGGGACGTGGAAGAGAAGAGTCAGGTGGCGGAGATGCTGGGCCACAAGTACGGTGTGGCCTGTGTGGCCTTCTCCCCCAGTATGAAGCACATTGTGTCCATGGGCTACCAGCACGACATGGTACTCAACGTCTGGGACTGGAAG AAAGACATCGTGGTGGCCTCCAACAAGGTATCATGCAGGGTCATCGCCCTCTCCTTCTCCGAGGACAGCAGCTATTTTGTCACTGTTGGGAATCGGCATGTGAGGTTCTGGTTCTTGGAAGTCTCCACTGAAGCAAAG GTGACAAGCACAGTGCCCCTCGTGGGGCGCTCAGGCATCCTGGGTGAGCTGCACAACAACGTCTTCTGTGGTGTGGCTTGTGGCCGGGGCCAGATGACGGGCAGTACTTTCTGTGTGTCCTACTCGGGCCTCCTCTGCCAGTTCAACGAGAAGAGGGTGCTGGAGAAGTGGATCAACCTAAAG GTCTCGCTGTCTTCCTGCCTCTGTGTCAGCCAGGAGCTCATCTTCTGCGGTTGCACAGATGGGATAGTCCGCATATTCCAAGCCCACAGCCTGCAATACCTCGCCAACCTGCCCAAGCCGCACTACCTTGGAGTGGATGTGGCCCAGGGCCTGGAGCCCAG CTTCCTTTTCAGCAGGAAGGCAGGAGCCATCTACCCGGATACAGTGGCGCTGATCTTCGACCCCATCCACCAGTGGCTGTCCTGTGTGTATAAGGACCACAGCATCTACATCTGGGATGTCAAAGACATCAACAAAGTAGGCAAGGTGTGGTCAGAGCTCTTCCACAGCTCCTACGTCTGGAATGTGGAG GTGTATCCTGAGTTTGAAGATCAGAGAGCTTGTCTGCCATCAGGATCTTTTCTGACTTGTTCCTCAGACAATACCATCCGCTTCTGGAACATGGACGGCAGCCCTGACTCTCACTGGCAGAAGAACATCTTCAGTAAT ACCCTGCTGAAGGTTGTGTATGTGGAGAATGACATCCAGCACCTGCAGAACATGTCACACTTCCCAGACCGGGGGAGTGAGAATGGGATGCCTGTGGACATGAAAGCTGGGGTACGAGTCATGCAGGTCAGTCCTGATGGCCAACACTTGGCTTCAGGCGACCGAAGTGGAAATCTGAG GATCCACGAGCTGCACTTCATGGACGAGCTGGTCAAGGTGGAGGCCCATGATGCTGAGGTGCTGTGCCTGGAGTACTCCAAGCCTGAGACAG GGTTGAGCTTGCTGGCCTCAGCCAGTCGGGACCGACTGATCCACGTGCTGAACGTGGAGAAGAACTACAACCTGGAGCAGACCCTGGATGACCATTCCTCCTCCATCACAGCCATCAAGTTTGCTG GCCACAAGGACATCCAGATGATCAGCTGTGGGGCAGACAAGAGCATCTACTTCCGCAGTGCCCAGCAG GCCTCAGATGGACTACACTTTGTCCGTACCCACCACGTGGCAGAGAAGACCACCTTGTATGACATGGACATTGACATTACCCAGAAGTACGTGGCTGTGGCCTGCCAGGACCGCAACGTAAG AGTCTACAACACCATGAACGGGAAGCAGAAGAAGTGCTACAAGGGCTCCCAGGGTGATGAAGGGTCCCTGCTGAAG GTCCATGTGGACCCCTCAGGCACCTTCCTGGCCACAAGCTGCTCTGACAAAAGCATCTCCGTGATTGATTTTTACTCCGGGGAGTGCGTTGCCAAGATGTTTGGCCATTCAG AAATCGTCACCGGCATGAAGTTCACCTACGATTGTCGTCACTTGATCACAGTATCCGGAGACAG CTGCGTGTTCATCTGGCACTTGGGCCCGGAGATCACCAGCTGCATGAAGCAGCACTTGCTGGAGATTGACCACCGTGAGCAGCAGCAGGAGAACACGAAGGGCAGGAACTGGAGCAGCCACCCCAG GCAGGAGACATATGCATCCATGCCCAACGAGATTTGCTCCCTAAGCCCTGGAGAGCAGACGGAGGATAAGCTGGAGGAAGAATGTGAACCTGAAGAGTTACTAAAGACACCATCAAAAGAGAGTTTGGATCCAG ATCCTCGGTGCCTGCTGACCAACGGCAAGCTGCCACTCTGGGCAAAGCGGCTG CTAGGAGATGATGATGTGGCAGACAGCTCGGCCTTCCACGCCAAGCGCAGCTACCAGCCACATGGCCGCTGGGCGGAGCGGGCTGACCAGGAGCCTCTCAAGACCATCCTGGATGCCCGGGACCTGGATTGCTACTTTACCCCCATGAAGCCCGAGAGCCTAGAGGATTCTGTTCTAGATACAGTGGAGCCGCAGAGACTGGCGGGCCTGCTGAGTGAG TCAGAGAGTCCCCAGGACAATGGCTGTGGGCCTCCCTCCTTACCACCCCTACAGAGGGAGTCTTCTGAGGCCAGCGAGCTCATCATCTACCCCCTGGAGACAGAGGTGACAGTCACAGGGACAGACAG CAAGTACTGTGCGGAAGAAGTAGAGAGGGCGCCAGGAGACCAGCAAGGTGACTCCTACCTCAGGGCCCCCTCCATCGACTCGAAGGACCAGAGGCCACCTGAGG ACTCAGGGGAGTCAGAGGCCGACTTGGAGTGCAGCTTTACCACCATCCATTCCTCCCCTCCACAGCCAGACCCAGACCCTCAGTTTGATGTGACGCCCCCTACACCAG acccccttctcctctccccaggaTGCCCAGGTACCACAGAAGAGTTGTCCCAGCCCGAGGTGCCAAGCATATCCAACGGCTCCCTGCCCCAGACCCCTGAGCAAGAGAAGTTCCTCCGCCACCACTTCGAGACACTTACTGACGCCCACCCTGAGG AGCCCTTCCACGGATCCCTGAGAGACCTGAAGGCCTCTGAGGCCGAGGACAACTTCTTCAATCCCCGGCTGAGCATCTCAGGCCAGTTCCTCTCCCGCCTCCAGAAGACATCCAG GTTCACCCACACCTTCCCTTCCCGGCTGCCCCTGCACCTCGTGAAATCCCCAGAGGTCAAACTCATGGATCTCAGGGGGAGCCCGCCCAGAGCAGAGCCCCTGAGAGCAGGTACTGGCTACACCTGCCCAGGCAGGACCAAT GTCATCTCTGGGGGAAAGGCTGAGGAGCCCCTCGAGACCCTGGAAGCCTGGTCCCCACTGA CCCCCTGCCTCACAGGCCTGGCGCCCTGCATCCTGCCCTCCTCTGTGCTGCCCACAGAGAAGAAGCCTCCGACACCCACAGCTCTACCCACTCCAGGCCTGGCTCAGGGTTTCCACACCCCCGCCACCCGCTCCTGCATGGAGGCCACTGCCAGTTCCTGTGCCAGGATACCACACAGCATTTCCATTGAGGACAGTGAGGGCCCTGTCCTGGCTGAGCTGGCCAGGCCTCTGTGCAGGTCCTCGTCCCTGGGGGAGCTGGCCTCCCTGGGCCAGGAGCTCCAAGTCATTACCACCACAGTGACACCCAGTTCTGACAGTGAGGGCCAAGAAGCTGCCCTGCCCTCCCGGGGCAACCATGAGGCCCGCGCCAGCCTGAAACTCACCCTGCCAAGCATCTGTGACAAGCTCGTGTTGCCCCCACCCCAACTGGAGCCTCCCACCACGTGTGTCTGGTCCCAGGAGCCTGTGGCCATCCAGCCCAATGTCATGGTCACAACAGCCAGCTTCCTGGCCCCCAGCCCTGTGGATGGGAGTGCCCCAAGACTCCACAACGCCACCTTTCTCCCAAGGTTCCTGGCCACCGAGTCCCTCAATACCCCTTCCCATCCCAACAGCCCCCCACTTccagaggccaggcctggggtCCCTGGCAGCATCACCTCCCTCCTGGAGCCCACCCCTG atgCGCTCAGTCCAGTCCAGGGCTGCCCTGGACACTGCGGGGAACCGAGGGGGCCAGCCAGGGTACTGCCCCCAGATCCCCTTGAGCTGAGCAATGTGGGGACCGTCGTGCACAGACTGCAGACTACCTTCCAAGAAGCCCTGGACCTTTACCACCTG ATGGTCTCCAGTGACGAGGTGGGCGCCGAGCAGCGGCAGGCACGGACTGAGCTGGCCTCCACTTTCCTTTGGATCCACAGCCAGTTAGAGGCCAACGACTGGCTGGTTGGGACCGATgtggccccagcccaggccctgcccaacCCAGGCCCCCCCTCCCCACCTACACTGTGCCCCCTGGCCAGCCCAGACTTGCGTGCCCTGCTGGAACACTACTCAGAGCTGCTGGTGCAGGCCGTGCGGAGGAAGGCACGGGGGGACTGA